Part of the Scyliorhinus canicula chromosome 8, sScyCan1.1, whole genome shotgun sequence genome is shown below.
ttgaactgctgcagcccatgtggtgtagatacacgcactgtgctgttagggagggagttccaggatttgaccctgcgacagtgaaggaacggcgatatatttccaagtcagtgtggtgagtgacttggaggcgaacttccaggtggtggtgttcccatgtatctgctgtccttgtccttctagatggtaatggtcgtgggtttagaagatgctgcttgaggagccttgatgagttcctgcagtgcatcttgtagctggtacacactgttgctactgtgcatcagtagtGGAGGGAATGCAACCCCAGAGACAGAGGAGCAGGAGATGGCCACCCATAATAGGGACAGAATTAACTATATGATATCGATTTCATTAATCTAGTATATTGTCACAATTGGAGTTTTATTTCTGTTTCAGATCCCTTCCAGACCTCAGCTGATAAAGACTACGCCAAGGAGATGGACAGCATGAGGAATTTTCAGAGGATGTTTGGCAATGACAGGAACCAGAAAGTGGAGCCATCTTTTGCAGGGCAAGTGGTCAACGAATACAACAACCAATATGATCAGATCCCGGAGGATTTCAGTGAGTACCTCCGCCAGATTGATGGAGGCAGCAATATGGACTATGCATTTGAATCGTCGCAGATGCTGCATCAACCCTGGGCCAGGAGTGTGAGTGACAATCTTAGAAATAGACCAGAACTGTCAAGAAGATGCTGCATTCAGGGCTGCATCGCATCAGATATCAGAGTTTTCTGCTGAAAACTGTACACCTCTATTTGTAGATTATTCTATACACTTTGACTCTGTTTCAGTGAGATTTTAAACAAGGTAGTCTATTAAAAATCTCATAAATGTGGAATAAGGCAATTGTAACTTACATGGAATTTCTAGTACAGTCTATGTGACAGGCTTGTGTTAGTCATTCTGAACCTcttaaaataaatgttaaaaatgcagcagtaAAAGTTTTGACTCCGAATTTCTTAATTCAGGCTACTTTTTCAAATAGTTTATTTAATTGATTCAAAATATTGCAATATATTTCCCAATGAACGCTGCAACATTAGCActaacacacatgcacaaacgcTTGATGAAATTCAAAAACTATTCAATCTTGATAGTTACGGTGTATTTATGAAGGAAGATTTAATGTTTAACATATGTGAAACCATATTAACCTGAATAGTAAAATATAATTTTGTAATGCCTTTCTCCTGATCGGCAAGGTCACACACCGTCAAATTTAATATTGCAGTTTTCCATCTCCGATTCAGGTGTTCTTTTCACAATAACAACTTGgatttatatagcacatttaaTACATTTAAAGGCATCATTCAACAACATGTTAAATGGGTTAGACTTTTATTTAGCCAGAGAGGTGCTCCAGTGGGAGGAACTATTCAAAACATAAACTAAAAATAGATGATGTTAGTAATTTCTAATGCATCCAATAATCCTGAACCCAGGCACTGCAATTATCAGATACGCTTTTTCCAAAGCAAGATAAAATTACATTGCCTGGAAACAGGTTTGATCACAAAAATCCAGTCCATAGGTAAAAATCAAAGTTTACTTGTATCATGGTTGATACAAAGCAACCTTGTGATTGGTTAATTAAAGGTATCATTCatatgggcagcacaatagcacagctgttagcattgttgcttcttagctccagggaccctggttcgattcccggcttgggtcactgtctgtgcggagtctgcacgttctccttgtgtctgcgtaggtttcctctgggtgctctggtttcctcccacaagtcttgaaagacatgcttgttaggtgaattgaacattctgaattcgccctcagtgtacctAAAAAGGCGCCGGAGCTTgatgacttggggattttcacagtaacttcattgcaatgtgacTATAGCCTATTtcataagcctatttgtgacacgaataaagatcatCATTATTCAGCAAGTACACAAGTAAATACAAAGAAAGACCTGAAAAGTTGGAGCTGTGTTCAAATCAACTGAGTAAGTGGCTTGATATATGTGTTTAAAATTATAAAGAAATATACCACAATAGATAAAACAATTGCCGCTCTGTTTTGATTGAGAGATCTGGAACACTAAAGCCCAGAAACAGGAGTAAAATAGAGCTTTAGCACAGGGTATGGGAGAATGTTTGTTTTGTACAGAGGGCCAAAGGCTGAGAATGAACAATCCCCAGCTCGACCTCACCTCCATCTTTCCCACCCCCTGCACTGTCTCTAATTTGTCACATTGTAAATTTCCTCCAACAAAGTATTGGGAAGATAAAAGCCATTTTTTCTTTAGTCGCTGCCACTAACTCTGAGCTAAAGACAGCACATTTCGAGGCTGAACAACACCATTCGAGACCCGAAATGAGCAACCGAACACATATGATTTCCATTACCAAAACTGCCTAGTTCCGTTCTCataacacccccctccaccccggtcTCAGCTATTTGCTGccgaaaccttcatccatgtcaTTGTTACCGTCGGCCTGACGACCCCCATGTTCTCATTCTCACATCCTCCATAAACATCAGCTCATCCATGTTCCCCTCCCTGCATCCTATTTTGAAGTAATTTCCATCAACCCAACACCCCTGTCCTTGCTACCCTACATTGACTTCAGGTAGATCAAGACCTCCATTTTAAAATCCACGTCacagttttcaaatcccttcatgtaCTCATtgatccctatctctgtaacctcctccaacctgacAATCCTATGAGAGTAAGCTGAAATTTCCACTAAGTTAGACAAGACTTTACTTTGGTATTCTTGCTGTACCATACCAATAGCACAAATATTTCTGTTAGCAGAATAATTACTTTCCATTAACAATGGGACACATTTTTATACATTCCCCAAAGGTGCCATAATATTGCAAGTGCTTCACAGTTAACAGTCAGTCCTAAGTACAATTAGGAGGGGAAATGGTGTAAATAAttgtcatagatatcatagaatttacagtgcagaaggaggccattcggcctatcgagtctgcaccggctcttggaaagagcaccctacccaagatcaacacctccatcttattcccataacccagtaaccccacccaacactaagggcaattttggacactaagggcaatttatcatggctaatctacctaacgtgcacatctttggactgtgggaggaaaccggagcacccggaggaaacccacgcacacacggcgaggatgtgcagactccacacagacagtgacccaagccggaatcgaacctgggaccctggagctgtgaagcatttgtgctatccacaaggctaccgtgaagCAGAATTAAGGGATGTTCTGAAGCTGGGGGGAGAATTTCAGACTCTGGACTCAGAATGGAGAATCTGAATATGATAGAATTAAGAGCATAGGTAGGTCTTCATTTTGATGGCAACATGAAAACACTTAAACATGGGTCTCACAGTGTCATTTAGGGGTGAGAGCAATGATCTGACTCCAGAATTCATTAAATCAAGCAACAAGAGACCACAGCCAACTTGCACTTCAACCCAAAAAGACAGCCATATTCTAGAAGTGTCTACTTGAAACTTAAATATGATAACCCAAAAATTGTCTGTGATTGATAATGAAGAAGAAAGCTGTAAATTGCAGAAAGATATCAATGGACAAGTTCAGTTGAGTAGgaaagtgacaaatggaattcaatccagactAATATGAAGTGAACCTCCTCCTTGGGGGTAAAGATGTCCATGTTGATCACCCGGAGTGTTTAGTAAGATTCCAATTGATGGGTTTGGAGATAATAGCAAAGGCTGATCTGCACCTGGAAGGTTCTGCTGCAAGCAAAATCTGGAAGCCAGTGGTTAAACTattaggagagattaaataaacaAGGGAGATTGTATTCCACAGAAATTGTAACATTGAACTGCGATTTCATTCAAGTTTTCAAGACAGTGAGAGGAAAAGATAGTGTCAGTCTGGGGGAAACTATCCCCACTAGTTGGGAGGTCTAAGATTAGGGAGCATAACAAAAAACATAAAGTCAGTTCTCCTAGGAGGGAAATTAAAAGCATTTTTTCACGAGAAGGATAGTAGAATTTTGGACCTCTATTCTGAAATGGCAATTGTTGCTATTTCAattaccaatttttaaaaataggattgATAAATTTTTAGCAGCCCTCGTGTTAAGGGATACAGGACAAAGACAAgtgtatggagttaggtcacagatcagtctTAGCATTACATAGCAGAACTGGCTAAAGGGATAAAAATCccactattagaacatagaacatagaacagtacagcacagaacaggcccttcggccctcgatgttgtgccgagcaatgatcaccctacttaaacccacgtaacccgtatacccgtaacccaacaatccccccattaaccttacactacgggcaatttagcatggccaatccacctaacccgcacatctttggactgtgggaggaaaccggagcacccggaggaaacccacgcacacacggggaggacgtgcagactccacacagacagtgacccagccgggaatcgaacctgggaccctggagctgtgaagcattgatgctaaccaccatgctaccgtgaggccccttaattATTATTTATAGTTTCTATTTTCCTAAGAAATCCCTGACTTTAACCAATCACAGTGGCCCTCGAACTTCTCAGCGCTCCCCTCCCAACTTcccagctaatggatctgtgggaaccagacacaggcacggctgctctccttccagggaTGGCACCTCGAGatgtattacagctataatggtTCCCATTGCCCCTGTCTTGATTGCTCTCTAGCTTCAAGAcaggggtcccttttctgggggggagggggggtgtctatgtggggggagggtctgtgagtggagggggttcctttcagcaaggggtccctgtgggggggtcacTCTATTACAGGAGTTCCTGTGGGATGTCccactattacaggggtccctggggggaatGTGATGGGCTCTGGTAGAGGAGGTGTGGGTAGGCAGTGcattgttggaggaggggggCTTTGAATGGGCTtggatggtctctaccagcatggccctggcgCAGTGAATCTCCCGGTAGGCCAATGGGGCAAAGGTTGCCTCCTCAGGCCATTGTGAGGACCACCACAACACAGGCACACTGACAGAAACCAACAAGTGATCCGCACCCTTGGCATTGCTAAGTTGGCAatccaacttggcagtgccaacctctgcCAGGGAGCAGTACCAGAGCACTTCCGGGGCATGTCCTTCTCCTATCGCAGGGGTTATACTTAACTCTACATTCCCGAAGGGATCTCCTCGACTGCTTCATGCCTGGCCAAACCTACTGCAAACTTCACCAATGTGACATCACGTCGGTGAGGTATTAATATTTAGTGAGGTgggaagcacagtggcacagtggttagcactgctgccttctggcactgagggcccaggttcaatcccggccccgagtcactgtccgtgtggagttttcacattctctccctgtctgcgtgggtctgacccccacaacccaaagatgcacagggcagatggattggccgcgctaaattgccccttaattggaaaaaataattgggtactcaatttatatttaaaaaatttagTGAGGatcatttgggggggtgggggtgggggcagaggctcTAATATCATGGAGATGTattaaaatttaaaatacccaccCTTTTTAGGTGTGAATCTCGTGACTTCTCTGTTGGGAGGTGGGGAAAATGTTTCTTGCGAGATTTGTCCTAGTGGTGTCTatcccgggggtggcgagggcagTCTGAAGATTGCGCCCATAGCAATGAATTTCAAAATGGCattgacaagttggtggaatgggcgggAATGTGGCAGATTAAGTTCAATGTAGGCAAAtacaaggtgattcattttgaaggCAGAACTTGGAGAGATATAGAAAATTAAGGATACAAATCTAAAGGGTGTGTCggtgcagaaggacctgggtttAGAAATGCAGGCGGCAGGTTAGTTTGAGGGAGCAGTGATTAAGGCATATAGTATCCCAGGCTTTAGTAATAGGAGCTCAGAGTACAAGATCAAGAGGATTATGTTGCATTTGGATGACACTAGTTCATCTTCAggtggagtattgcatccagttctgggagATACACCttaggaaagatgtcaatgctttGAAGATAATGCAGAAAAGTCCCCATGAGAATAGTTCCAGTGGtaggaaacttcagttatgaagatagattgtagAAATTGGAGACGAGAGCATTAAGAGGAGGTTTAATAGAAGTGGTCAAAGTCATGAGGGATCTACACAGAGTTGATGGGGAGAaaaactgttcctgctcgtaaaaggatTGTGAATAAGAGATTCAAAGTAATGGTCCAAAGAAGCAAAGAAAATATGATGAGAGACCACCTTCATGCAACGATTGAttaaggtctggaatgtactgcctgagagtgtggttgaggctggttcaattgaagcatcaaaagagaattagactgtaatttgaaaaggaagaatgtgcagagttaTGGGTCGAGGGCAGGGGAATGCAAccaggtgaattgctcattcaaagACAGTGCAGacacatggattatggtagaataatggagtgtagattaatttgttcttaagggcagcacggtagcattgtggatagcacaatcgcttcacagctccagggtcccaggttcgattctggcttgggtcactgtctgtgcggagtctgcacatcctccccgtgtgtgcgtgggtttcctccgggtgctccggtttcctcccacagtccaaagatgtgcaggttgggtggattggccatgataaattgcccttagtgtccaaaattctatgatctatgattaacctaggacaaaggttcggcaccacatcgtgggccgaagggcctgttctgtgctgtatttctctgtgtTCTATGTATGATAGGTTggatggcccccttctgtgcttaAGCATTCTGTGATTCCTTGTATCCTGTCCTCCCCAAAACAGCAATGGTTCATTGCCTTTATATCTAGCCTCCTCACAACTATCAACAGATTGTTTCCCTCCGTCCAGTGGTCATCCCATTGCTTGGCAACAAAGCGTTAAATCCAAAACATGTTTGTCACACAAATCAATTCAAGGCATTGGAGACTGTTTGCTGCGCTCCTTTAAAGATCTGTGTGTTCTTGCTAGTGGTTACAGCTTGGGAGGTGGAACGTTCCAATGAGAATTCTCCAGTAGGCTGTGCTGTTCAGTCTCCAGGAGCTCTGAGGTTTGAGAACCTGTCCTCAGACTGCATACGTTAGCAAAGGTCAACTGGTTGTGTACCACTGACAAGGACACTTATAAAGTGGCTGGTGGCAATAAGTATGCTGAAATcccgagagagagaggctgatcaGGAATCTCACCTACTCATACCGCCTGCCACTGGcacatattggaaggatttgccgGTTGGTAATTTGAACCAGATGCTTCTGGATGTTAGCCACCGCACCACAAGAGCTACAGGAACCTGCAGCCTGGCATATTTAGCAGTGAGCCATTCTCAGTACATTTCCAGGtatcatggtagcatagtggttagcacagttgcttcacagcttcaggttcaattcccggcttgggtcaccttctgtgtggagtctgcacgttctcctcatgtgtgcgttggtttcctccgggtgctccggtttcctcccacagtccaaagatgtgcaggttaggtgcattggctattttaaattgcccttagtgtccaaaaaagttaggtagggttaatgggttacaggggtaaaaggggaatagggtggaggtgtggacttaagtggggtgctcttcccaagggccgttgcagactcgatgggctgaatggcctccttttgcgctgtaaattctgtgatgtaTGATCTATCTGTAATAACTACATCAAGCCCTCGAAACAGAATTTATGATTAACAACCTATCCCATTTACTCCTTCTAGTGTGGCACGGTGgttcagtgtttagcactgttgcctcacggtggcaGGGACTCTGgtccaattccagtcttgggtaactgtctgtgtggagtttatatattctccctgtgtctgcgtgggtttactccgggtgctctgatttcctcccacagtccaaagatgttcaggttaggtggactggccacgctaaattgccccttagtccagggatgtgcaggttaggttacagcaAGCTTTTTAAAGTGGGGGtcgtgacccacgggtgggttgCGGGCAGGTAGAAAAAGGGTTGTGGCGCATCCTAAAATTAACATAGGTATCCCAACTACTGGGTAAGATCAGCAGGATCGCAAACACAAAATGTTCCATGAAATGGCTTATGGGAGGTGAGATACAGGAGAACATATGGCCCATGAGCGAGAAGCAGAGTGGACTGGCAGGTTGACAGACATTGCAAACAAATGGTTAGCTGTAATTTGGAACCATCACACGC
Proteins encoded:
- the LOC119969977 gene encoding insulin-like peptide INSL5, coding for MKCLVCVLVINLFLIYFPSSVVSLSQVKGEMGRKLCGREFIRAVISVCAGSRWKRLLDNQKDPFQTSADKDYAKEMDSMRNFQRMFGNDRNQKVEPSFAGQVVNEYNNQYDQIPEDFSEYLRQIDGGSNMDYAFESSQMLHQPWARSVSDNLRNRPELSRRCCIQGCIASDIRVFC